One window from the genome of Danaus plexippus chromosome 3 unlocalized genomic scaffold, MEX_DaPlex mxdp_30, whole genome shotgun sequence encodes:
- the LOC116770608 gene encoding odorant receptor 4-like, with the protein MSVKQAIGEIHQTMKLCNFCSRRIGISFIDEHPDTLLSVIWNYLWFIGTVLVVLLKLVGQMSYAVMKLVSSASVPEFVANLHIIGYDTMSFGKLLTIWYKRNIFRKLINELVDLWPMDLQDDESNKIKREKLSRLRIGQICYCFWNVLGVWLYNLTPVVIYVYHKIQGNPSNLGYIWHISYPFDKTKSVYHELCFAFEVYGGLVSVWSMLASDILFMTMASHISMLLRLLQIKILRLVRMKKGNNVCYEDIVAVIKIHQRLITYGTNLESAFSVVNLINVLLSSINICCVVFNILLDPWMAMSNKFFLGAALTQVGILCWYADDISTSSSGIADAVYKSRWYTTNKRSQKTLFILIQRSQKPLYFTAFKFRPITMSTYSSIITTSYSYFTLLYTMYRSDYK; encoded by the exons ATGTCTGTTAAACAGGCAATAGGCGAGATTCATCAGACGATGAAACTTTGCAACTTCTGTTCAAGAAGAATAGGCATTTCCTTTATCGATGAGCATCCAGACACCTTACTTAGCGTAATATGGAATTACCTTTGGTTTATTGGAACGGTTTTAGTGGTGCTATTAAAACTGGTCGGACAAATGAGTTATGCTGTTATGAAGCTCGTCAGTTCTGCGTCAGTTCCAGAATTTGTTGCAAATTTGCATATTATCGGCTACGATACCATGA gtttcggaaaattattaactatctggtacaaacgaaatatatttcgCAAACTCATTAATGAACTAGTTGACTTGTGGCCAATGGATCTCCAGGATGatgaatcaaataaaataaagagggAGAAACTTTCAAGACTACGTATTGGAcaaattt GCTACTGCTTTTGGAACGTATTAGGAGTATGGCTTTACAACTTAACGCCGGTGGTGATTTATGTTTACCATAAAATACAAGGAAATCCGTCCAATCTAGGGTATATCTGGCATATATCTTACCCCTTCGACAAGACAAAGTCCGTGTACCACGAACTATGTTTTGCCTTTGAGGTTTATGGAg GGTTGGTTTCCGTATGGTCAATGCTGGCGTCCGACATTTTATTCATGACAATGGCGAGTCACATCAGCATGCTTCTGCgtcttttacaaataaaaatactaagatTAGTTCGAAtgaaaaaaggaaataacgTTTGCTATGAAGACATTGTTgcagttataaaaatacatcagAGACTTATAAC CTATGGCACAAATTTAGAAAGCGCTTTTTCAGTAGTGAATCTCATAAACGTTTTATTAAGCTCAATAAACATTTGCTGTGTCGTCtttaatatt CTTCTTGATCCATGGATGGCGATGAGTAACAAGTTCTTCTTGGGTGCCGCTTTAACACAAGTGGGTATACTATGCTGGTATGCAGACGACATTTCAACATCG agttCAGGAATTGCAGATGCAGTTTACAAAAGCAGATGGTACACTACCAACAAACGTAGTCAAAAAACGCTATTTATACTAATTCAGag ATCACAGAAACCGCTTTATTTTACAGCATTCAAGTTTAGACCTATCACTATGTCAACATACAGTtct attataaCAACCTCGTATTCCTATTTCACTCTGTTATATACAATGTACAGaagtgattataaataa